The following coding sequences lie in one Gadus macrocephalus chromosome 1, ASM3116895v1 genomic window:
- the nckap5l gene encoding nck-associated protein 5-like codes for MMSDVTEQRMCDEPFGSDEEGEEADVESYLEDNSSELMDRLRELEAENSALLLANESQREAYERCLDEVANHVVQALLNQKDLREECIKLKMLVFDLERQNRALCELFQQKLPNHPTTHYQFPAGPLPDYSAQPHPDPTKQVEAAQTEAQAKGNGYRTQHTSPGPRGPAASMEALSPFFKKKAHILEVLRKMEETDPLKFHPSTTSLSFCDYSQVLMSTEAVLAATAEPVPLQLPPKGHHHHHHHLPRCPCACPEADGPPHANGDGPLQREAGGTKGCGFHCGRGQEGPSKPCAHVCSALAAAAGPPQGHSAPPTATHCPAKSTAGPEPAGPAPKHCSKNEKHQPAAHTPLAQAANQSHDAAAAELDAAGPPPGSPPPAGTSEGLSGFYPSSSYRPVPEKEGQAEPSVHNGLPPPPPAPEEPSLSDVPERDTARRVTPRCPAEGKAAAAGSPSKLLKFLKIPGVGEKAPCAAPAGPVRLSPQLTRSSRIPCRTNTYEVYHSPVPPRRAATAERCPRQPPAPPSRSESYPATHSAPTSPPQPEGGAPSPPAKEGPFPGLPALKEGPFIGLLAPKEGPFPGLSALKEGPYIGLLAPKEGPFPGLLAPKEGPFPGLLAPKEGPYVGLLAPKEGPFPGLLAPKEGPYVGLLAPKTSSRTGTASALPKGPAQTRVPHYENVADLPARGPEDAPALGPEGPLALEKRPRPSSQAAGSGRKLVKSLPESALRAPPPQRKQSSSSPSSSSTSDEEGEEEGEEEEEGEEEEEEEEEEEEEEESPVWRSHPNRAAPSGPDEVPAGPHYPRETPVAQDPQDPQDLQPPPLPPPPPPPATPAKRSDSSSIPKRPGSGPGRSPADSGHHAFKDRLAALGKLRSSEDLRLRASEGPDAVGEGPAAPGEEQGPTLERPAEPREGPSREGPSREGPPREGPPREGPPREGPRHGKRSDSLDGKAKAPGGALKYPGPSLYEAGTKPAGGGAAASGGPARPEPKTDSPKSRIGLPSPSADAPQVPRNSMRCPGSLNLAYTKAGFGPPGGSSPNKIPPKSPSKPTQGPPPRGPRPADAPRYSSKSEERSKIGGKGKKTPAYGDSLPPPPPKPPAADPQEAAPPPPPPLPSPQSAIEQKVMKGIEENMLKLQELDRAAPGGPEPKQKASNGIASWFGLKKSKLPALSRKADGAKAKEDKWRISIPSVGKESQAKVAARCKEGVEGLNISTLMEKAEGLRRALEEERAYVERSGRGHSCEVVMDPSQGQLAVMYRGARSDNFMQQLLNRVDGKEVISVPQRRLSFDCKTSRPVFTTQGDVISHMGSAGVTSDENLADSVHSQHFAASGASTYTLDSGIGTFPLPDGGAAGRSLSKVRAGGAAEPRGGSPGRVARRARTLDREMTAQEDGYSAPHRPLVPTAQYGALLEGRGPTGGLREDPEAHGANMFSPRSKTWTFPSLKGPGAPAEVYLAVEEEEEEPVAFSSFRAGLKEGGPSSSRGGVDPGSLPVPVPSGLGRRGKTRTPSIPEMSREAGLELLRERPEEAISPSRPQVLETPESLSDSLYDSLSSCGSQG; via the exons ATGATGTCGGACGTGACGGAGCAGAGGATGTGTGATGAACCCTTTGGTTCggacgaggagggagaggaggcagacGTGGAGTCCTACCTGGAGGACAACAGCAGTGAGCTCATGGACCGACTGAGGGAGTTGGAG GCAGAGAACTCTGCGCTGCTCCTGGCCAACGAGAGCCAGAGGGAGGCGTATGAGAGATGTCTGGATGAG GTGGCCAACCATGTGGTCCAAGCGTTGTTAAATCAAAAG gACCTGAGAGAGGAGTGCATCAAGCTGAAGATGTTGGTGTTTGACCTGGAGAGACAGAACCGCGCACTGTGTGAGCTCTTCCAGCAGAAGCTCCCCAACCACCCCACGACGCACTACCAG TTCCCCGCGGGCCCCCTCCCAGATTACAGTGCCCAGCCGCACCCCGACCCCACCAAGCAGGTGGAGGCTGCACAGACCGAAGCACAGGCCAAG GGTAACGGCTACCGCACACAGCACACCTccccgggcccccgggggcccgccGCCTCCATGGaggccctctcccccttcttcaAGAAGAAAGCACACATCCTGGAGGTCCTGCGCAAGATGGAGGAGACGGACCCGCTCAAGTTCCACCCGTCCACCACCAGCCTGTCGTTCTGCGACTACAGCCAGGTGCTGATGTCCACCGAGGCCGTGCTGGCGGCCACCGCCGAGCCCGTCCCCCTGCAGCTGCCCCCCAagggccaccaccaccaccaccaccacctgccccgCTGCCCCTGCGCCTGCCCCGAGGCGGACGGCCCCCCGCACGCCAACGGGGACGGCCCGCTGCAGCGCGAGGCGGGCGGGACCAAGGGCTGCGGGTTCCACTGCGGCAGGGGCCAAGAGGGCCCCTCCAAGCCCTGCGCCCACGTCTGTAGcgccctcgccgccgccgccggccccccgcAGGGCCACtccgccccccccaccgccacccacTGTCCCGCCAAGAGCACAGCGGGGCCGGAgcccgccggccccgcccccaaacACTGCAGCAAGAATGAAAAGCACCAGCCGGCGGCGCACACGCCACTTGCACAGGCGGCCAATCAGAGCCACgatgcggcggcggcggagctcGACGCGGCgggcccccccccggggagcCCCCCCCCGGCAGGCACCTCGGAGGGGCTCTCGGGGTTCTACCCGTCCTCCTCCTACCGGCCCGTCCCTGAGAAGGAGGGCCAGGCGGAGCCCTCCGTGCACAACgggctccccccgccccccccggcccccgagGAGCCCTCGCTGTCGGACGTCCCGGAGCGGGACACGGCGCGGCGGGTCACCCCGCGCTGCCCGGCCGAGGGCAAGGCGGCGGCCGCCGGCTCTCCGTCCAAGCTGCTGAAGTTCCTGAAGATCCCGGGCGTGGGGGAGAAGGCCCCGTGCGCGGCCCCCGCCGGCCCCGTGCGCCTCAGCCCGCAGCTCACGCGCAGCTCGCGCATCCCCTGCCGCACCAACACCTACGAGGTGTACCACTCCCCGGTGCCGCCGCGCCGCGCCGCCACCGCCGAGCGCTGCCCCCgccagccccccgccccgccctcccGCTCCGAGTCCTACCCCGCCACGCACTCGGcgcccacctcccccccgcAGCCCGAGGGGGGGGCCCCCTCCCCGCCCGCCAAGGAGGGGCCCTTCCCCGGCCTCCCTGCCCTCAAGGAGGGGCCCTTCATAGGCCTCTTGGCCCCCAAGGAGGGGCCCTTCCCCGGCCTCTCTGCTCTCAAGGAGGGGCCTTACATAGGCCTATTGGCCCCCAAAGAGGGGCCCTTCCCTGGCCTCTTGGCCCCCAAGGAGGGGCCCTTCCCCGGCCTCTTGGCCCCCAAGGAGGGGCCCTACGTAGGCCTCTTGGCCCCCAAGGAGGGGCCCTTCCCTGGCCTCTTGGCCCCCAAGGAGGGGCCCTACGTAGGCCTCTTGGCCCCTAAGACCAGCAGCAGGACGGGCACGGCCTCCGCCTTACCCAAGGGCCCCGCCCAGACTCGGGTTCCGCACTACGAGAACGTGGCCGACCTGCCTGCCCGGGGGCCCGAGGATGCCCCCGCCCTGGGCCCCGAGGGGCCCCTGGCCCTGGAGAAGAGGCCCAGGCCCTCCTCGCAGGCGGCGGGGTCCGGCAGGAAGCTGGTGAAGTCGCTACCGGAGAGCGCCCTCCGCGCTCCCCCTCCGCAGCGCAAACAGTCCtcttcctcgccctcctcctcctccacgtcagacgaggagggggaggaggagggggaggaagaggaggagggggaggaggaggaggaagaggaggaggaggaagaggaggaggaggagagccccGTCTGGAGGTCCCACCCCAACCGGGCCGCCCCCTCGGGTCCGGACGAGGTGCCGGCCGGGCCCCACTACCCCAGGGAGACCCCCGTGGCCCaggacccccaggacccccaggaCCTCCAGCcgccccccctgcctcctcctcccccccccccggccaccCCGGCCAAGAGGAGCGACTCCTCGTCCATCCCCAAGCGGCCGGGCAGTGGGCCGGGCCGCTCCCCGGCCGACTCGGGACACCACGCCTTCAAGGACCGCCTGGCGGCGCTGGGGAAGCTGCGCAGCTCGGAGGACCTGCGCCTCAGGGCGTCGGAGGGCCCCGACGCGGTCGGTGAGGGCCCCGCAGCCCCCGGTGAGGAGCAGGGCCCGACCCTGGAGCGGCCCGCCGAGCCCAGGGAGGGGCCCTCCAGAGAGGGGCCCTCCAGGGAGGGGCCCCCCAGGGAGGGGCCCCCCAGGGAGGGCCCCCCCAGGGAGGGGCCCAGGCACGGGAAGCGCTCGGACTCGCTGGACGGCAAGGCCAAAGCTCCCGGCGGGGCTCTGAAGTACCCCGGCCCCTCCCTGTACGAGGCGGGCACCAAGCCTGCGGGCGGAGGGGCTGCGGCGAGCGGGGGGCCGGCGAGGCCAGAGCCCAAGACGGACAGCCCCAAGAGCAGGATCGGCCTGCCCTCCCCGAGCGCCGACGCGCCCCAGGTGCCGCGCAACAGCATGCGCTGTCCCGGCTCCCTGAACCTGGCCTACACCAAGGCCGGCTTCGGCCCTCCCGGCGGCAGCAGCCCCAACAAGATCCCCCCCAAGTCGCCCTCCAAGCCCACCCAGGGCCCCCCGCCGCGGGGGCCCCGGCCGGCCGACGCGCCGCGCTACTCCTCCAAGTCGGAGGAGCGCTCCAAGATCGGCGGCAAGGGCAAGAAGACCCCCGCGTACGGGGACAGcctcccgcccccgccgcccaaGCCCCCCGCCGCGGACCCCCAGGAGgccgccccgccgccgccgccgccgctccccAGCCCGCAGTCGGCCATCGAGCAGAAGGTGATGAAGGGCATCGAGGAGAACATGCTGAAGCTGCAGGAGCTGGACCGCGCGGCGCCCGGCGGCCCCGAGCCCAAGCAGAAGGCGTCCAACGGCATCGCCAGCTGGTTCGGCCTGAAGAAGAGCAAGCTGCCGGCGCTCAGCCGCAAGGCGGACGGCGCCAAGGCCAAGGAGGACAAGTGGCGGATCAGCATCCCCTCGGTGGGGAAGGAGTCCCAGGCCAAGGTGGCGGCGCGCTGCAAGGAGGGCGTGGAGGGCCTGAACATCTCCACGCTCATGGAGAAGGCGGAGGGGCTGCGGCGcgccctggaggaggagcgcgCCTACGTGGAGCGCTCGGGCCGCGGGCACTCGTGCGAGGTGGTGATGGACCCGTCCCAGGGCCAGCTGGCCGTCATGTACAGGGGCGCGCGCTCCGACAACTTCATGCAGCAGCTGCTCaacag AGTGGACGGGAAGGAGGTGATCAGCGTCCCCCAGCGGCGGCTCTCCTTCGACTGCAAGACGTCCCGACCGGTGTTCACCACGCAGGGCGACGTCATCAGCCACATG GGGTCAGCTGGCGTGACCTCGGACGAGAACCTGGCCGACTCTGTCCACTCACAACACTTTGCAG CGTCCGGCGCCTCCACCTACACCCTGGACAGCGGCATCGGCACCTTCCCGCTGCCCGACGGCGGGGCCGCCGGCCGCAGCCTGTCCAAGGTGCGGGCGGGCGGGGCCGCGGAGCCGCGGGGGGGCTCCCCGGGCCGGGTGGCCCGCCGCGCCCGCACTCTGGACCGCGAGATGACGGCCCAGGAGGACGGCTACAGCGCCCCCCACAGGCCGCTGGTGCCCACCGCGCAGTACGGCGCCCTGCTGGAGGGCCGGGGCCCCACGGGGGGGCTCCGCGAAG ACCCAGAGGCCCACGGAGCCAACATGTTCTCACCGCGCTCCAAGACCTGGACCTTCCCCAGCCTgaagggccccggggccccggccgAGGTGTAcctggcggtggaggaggaggaggaggagcccgtGGCCTTCAGCTCCTTCAGAGCG GGCCTGAAGGAGGGGGGGCCCTCTTCCAGCCGCGGGGGGGTGGACCCGGGCAGCCTGCCCGTACCCGTCCCGTCCGGGCTGGGCCGCCGGGGGAAGACTCGCACCCCAAGCATCCCTGAGATGAGCCGGGAGGCGGGGCTCGAGCTGCTGAGGGAGCGGCCAGAGGAGGCCATCTCCCCGAGTCGCCCCCAGGTCCTGGAGACCCCGGAGTCCCTCAGCGACTCGCTCTACGACAGCCTGTCGTCGTGCGGCAGCCAAGGGTGA
- the tegt gene encoding probable Bax inhibitor 1 — MNVFDRNINFDALFKLSQISHSTQVHLKNVYSSLAVCMFVAAAGSYVHVVTRLFQGGVLSLLGSLGMMFWLAMTPHNSDTEKKRLAILAGFAFFTGVGLGPAMDFVIAINPSIIVTAFLGTSMIFLCFTLSALYAKRRSYLFLGGTLMSGLSVLFLMSVMNMFLGSALLFKAHMYLGLIIMCGFVLFDTQLIIEKAENGDKDYIWHCVDLFLDFVTIFRKLMVLLAMNEKEKKKEKK, encoded by the exons ATGAACGTGTTCGATCGAAACATCAACTTTGACGCCCTCTTCAAACTATCCCAAAT CTCCCACTCTACCCAGGTGCACCTGAAGAACGTCTACTCCAGCCTGGCAGTATGCATGTTCGTGGCTGCAGCCGGGTCCTATGTCCATGTGGTCACTCGTCTCTTTCAG GGGGGCGTGCTGTCTCTGCTAGGTTCTCTGGGAATGATGTTCTGGCTGGCCATGACTCCACACAACTCTGACACGGAGAAGAAGAGACTGGCCATCCTAGCCGGCTTTGCCTTCTTCACAG GTGTTGGCCTTGGCCCCGCCATGGACTTTGTCATCGCCATCAATCCGAG CATCATCGTGACGGCGTTCCTGGGGACATCCATGATCTTCCTGTGCTTCACGCTCAGCGCACTCTATGCCAAGAGAAGGAGCTATCTCTTCCTAGGAG GTACTCTGATGTCCGGCTTGTCAGTCCTGTTCCTCATGTCGGTCATGAACATGTTCCTGGGGTCTGCCTTGCTGTTCAAG GCCCACATGTACCTGGGGCTGATCATCATGTGTGGCTTCGTCCTGTTCGACACTCAGCTCATCATTGAGAAGGCAGAGAACGGAGACAAGGACTACATCTG GCACTGCGTGGACTTGTTCCTCGACTTTGTCACAATCTTCAGGAAACTGATGGTCCTCCTCGCTATGAACGAGAAG gaaaagaagaaggagaagaagtag
- the ctdsp2 gene encoding carboxy-terminal domain RNA polymerase II polypeptide A small phosphatase 2, whose translation MESSIITQVQKEDVQVSPKTGAVSRSSLKQPKSCNIFKALFCCLKAQDGPKLPPPPPPPPPPSSQHALLGSQENGTVVKDEGSLLPELDPQDQGKICVVIDLDETLVHSSFKPISNADFIVPVEIEGTTHQVYVLKRPYVDEFLQRMGELFECVLFTASLAKYADPVTDLLDQGSVFRARLFRESCVFHQGCYVKDLSRLGRDLRKTLILDNSPASYIFHPENAVPVLSWFDDVDDVELLNLLPVFEDLSQADNVYTRLDQLRGP comes from the exons ATGGAAAGTTCTATTATCACTCAAGTGCAGAAAGAAGACGTCCAAGTGTCGCCGAAAACAG GCGCGGTGAGCCGCTCCTCTCTCAAGCAGCCAAAGAGCTGTAACATCTTTAAGGCGCTCTTCTGCTGCCTCAAAGCGCAGGATGGCCCCAAACTGCCaccccctccaccgccaccgcctccaccctcctcccagcatgccttgctggggtcgcaggaaaatgggacAGTTGTCAAG GATGAGGGCAGCCTACTGCCTGAGTTGGATCCCCAGGACCAGGGAAAGATCTGCGTGGTCATAGACCTGGATGAGACCCTGGTCCACAGCTCATTCAAG CCCATTAGCAACGCAGACTTCATCGTGCCAGTGGAGATAGAAGGGACCACCCACCAG GTCTACGTCCTGAAGCGGCCCTACGTGGATGAGTTCTTGCAGAGGATGGGGGagctgtttgagtgtgtgctgtTCACAGCCAGCCTTGCTAAG TATGCGGACCCAGTGACTGACCTGCTGGATCAGGGCAGTGTGTTCCGGGCCCGTCTGTTCCGGGAGTCCTGCGTCTTCCACCAGGGCTGCTATGTGAAGGACCTGAGCCGGCTCGGCCGGGACCTGAGGAAGACCCTCATCCTGGACAACTCCCCGGCCTCCTACATCTTCCACCCGGAGAACGCT GTGCCGGTGCTGTCGTGGTTCGACGATGTGGACGACGTTGAGCTCCTCAACCTTCTTCCCGTGTTTGAGGACCTGAGTCAAGCGGACAACGTTTACACCCGTCTGGACCAGCTCCGAGGGCCGTAG